One window of the Diospyros lotus cultivar Yz01 chromosome 12, ASM1463336v1, whole genome shotgun sequence genome contains the following:
- the LOC127813904 gene encoding transcription factor LRL2-like, which produces MEGQLGHDHPLWLTSLAFGGNASDVSHTWQDYPNQQVAVAASMSQMPSLSPPLSQWIHCLQTSHNCIEYLSNSDVSESQREMLYNNVGGASRLKPAVSSVGLDTRKVEENRIIQDPKCLRAQNEGPMINLTSAEYQMHLQAFHTSQKQKSKEPHSRVVTPGFSSKPHNQKVSRRRATANDRSRRLRIDERLDALQELLPHPKEGSKLSLLDDIIDHIKYLQLQLKELSQSRLGGESISNPSIFFEGYGHYLVNEQQMLNEPLEEMMGKLLEVNPAAATQLLDSRGLIIFPPDLAEE; this is translated from the exons ATGGAAGGACAATTAGGCCATGACCACCCTCTCTGGTTGACGTCATTGGCTTTTGGTGGAAATGCCAGTGATGTGTCTCACACTTGGCAAGACTATCCAAATCAGCAGGTCGCTGTGGCAGCTAGTATGAGTCAGATGCCTTCTTTAAGTCCACCACTATCTCAGTGGATTCACTGCCTGCAAACATCTCACAATTGTATTGAGTATCTTTCCAATAGCGATGTCTCTGAAAGCCAAAGGGAGATGTTATACAATAATGTAGGAGGGGCATCTCGTTTGAAGCCTGCTGTTTCTTCAGTTGGCCTTGATACACGGAAG GTTGAAGAGAATCGCATCATTCAGGATCCAAAATGTCTGAGGGCTCAAAATGAAGGACCAATGATCAATCTCACAAGTGCAGAATATCAAATGCATCTCCAG GCTTTTCATACTTCCCAGAAACAAAAATCTAAAGAACCCCATTCCAGAGTTGTAACACCAGGTTTCTCCTCAAAGCCACACAACCAAAAAGTATCAAGACGCAGAGCCACAGCCAATGATCGT TCTCGCAGATTGAGGATTGATGAGAGACTTGATGCATTGCAGGAACTGCTTCCACATCCCAAAGAG GGGAGTAAGTTATCTCTACTTGATGACATCATAGACCATATCAAGTATTTACAGCTTCAACTAAAA GAATTAAGTCAAAGCAGATTGGGAGGTGAATCAATATCAAATCCTTCTATTTTCTTTGAG GGTTATGGCCATTACCTAGTTAATGAGCAGCAGATGTTGAACGAACCTCTGGAAGAGATGATGGGAAAGTTACTGGAGGTGAATCCCGCAGCAGCAACCCAACTGTTGGATAGTAGGGGCTTGATTATATTCCCACCGGACTTGGCTGAGGAATAA